The Aquamicrobium lusatiense genomic interval ACTTGTCGCGGATCAGCAGCGACTTGACCTGCTCCTTGACCATATCGAACGCCGGCGGCTCCTTGGCGCGCTTGTCCTCAACCTTGATGACGTGCCAGCCGAACTGCGTCTGCACCGGCTCCTTGCCATAGCTGCCCGGTGCGATTTCGAAGGCGGCCTTTTCGAATTCCGGCACCATCTGGCCGGGACCGAAATAACCGAGATCGCCACCGCTGGTCTTGCCGCTCGGGTCGGTGGTATGCTCGTTGGCGAGCTTCTCGAAATCGGCGCCGCCGTCCAGATCCTTGACGATCTTGTCGGCCTCTTCCTTGGTCTTCACCAGAATATGGCGGGCGTGGACCTCGTTGACGGGCGTGGTGGCTGAGATTTCCTTGTCGTAGCGGGCGCGGATCTCGTCATCCGTGATCTTGCCGACAACTTCCTTCTCGACGAGCTGGCCATGCAGGGCACGGGCCTGGAGGAAGGCTGCGCGGCGCTGGAAATCCTCATCCTTGTCGAGGCCTTCAGCAATTGCCTTGTTGGACAGCACCCTCACTTCGATCGCGGCCGAGAGAGCTGCTGCACGGCGCTGGGCCTCAGGCAACTGCGCGAACTGCTGCGCCAGCTCGCTCTGCGCGAGTTCCAGATCGGCTTCGGTGATCGTCTGCCCGTCGACGGTGGCGACGACGGCCTTTGGATCGACCGGGGTTGCAGCTTCTGCCGCAGCTGCGGCCGGAGCCTGCTCCTGAGCCGCGAGCGGCGCCAGAGCCAGAGCGGAAAGGCCGACGGCCATGCCAAGGCTGGCAAGCGACACGCGACGGTACGAAAATGACATGAAAGAAACTCCGGTGGAGATTGCGAACAGTTTCAAAGCACTTCCAGTTAGCGAAAATGTGGCGGAATTCCGCGCATTCATGCGAAAAAGATCGTGCCGTTGACATCGGTGGTGGCGACTCTTATCTGTCCCACGACTTTGCGTCCATAACCGTTTTCCAAGCGATTTATGGTATTCCCTATGCGCAATGGCGGATATGACGGAGCAAACCGGCATCTGCCGCGATATTCAGGATTGCAATTGAAAGGGCCATTTCATGGTCAGTCTTGGCGGACTCGCCCGTAAGATCTTCGGTTCCTCAAACGATCGGCGCATCAAGGCGACCCGAGCCCGGGTTGCGGAAATAAACGCGCTGGAGGAGGAGCTCAAGGCTCTTTCCGACGAACAGCTGAGAGCGCGCACCGACGAATTCCGCAAACAGCTTGCCGATGGCAAGACCCTCGACGACCTTCTGATTCCCGCCTTCGCCACCGTGCGCGAGGCGGCGCGGCGCGTGCTCGGCATGCGCCCCTTCGACGTTCAGATGATCGGCGGCATGGTGCTGCATAATGGCGGCATCGCCGAGATGCGCACCGGCGAAGGCAAGACTCTGGTCGCCACCTTGCCGACCTATCTCAATGCCCTCACCGGCAAGGGCGTACATGTCGTTACCGTCAACGACTATCTCGCCTCGCGCGACGCGAACTGGATGGGCAAGCTCCATCGGTTTCTCGGCCTCACGGTGGGCATCATCGTCCACGGCCTCTCCGACGAAGAGCGCCGCGATGCCTATGCCTGCGACATCACCTACGCCACCAACAACGAGCTCGGCTTCGACTATCTGCGCGACAACATGAAGTATGATCGCGCGCAGATGGTTCAGCGCGGCCACAACTACGCCATCGTCGACGAGGTGGACTCCATCCTCATCGACGAGGCCCGCACGCCGCTGATCATCTCCGGTCCGCTTGAGGACCGTTCCGAGATGTACAATACCGTCGATGCCTTCATCATCCAGCTCAAGCCGGAAGACTACGAGGTCGACGAAAAGCAGAAGACAGCCATCTTCACCGAGGATGGCACCGAGAAGCTCGAAGGCATGCTGCGTGCCGCCGGCCTGCTGAAGGGCGACGGGCTATACGACGTCGAGAACGTCGCCATGGTTCACCACGTCAACAACGCGTTGAAGGCGCACCGCCTGTTCCAGCGGGACAAGGACTATATCGTCCGCGACAACGAAATCGTCATCATCGACGAATTCACCGGCCGCATGATGCCCGGCCGCCGCTATTCGGAAGGCCTGCATCAGGCGCTGGAGGCCAAGGAACACGTCCAGATCCAGCCGGAAAACCAGACTCTGGCCTCGGTGACCTTCCAGAATTACTTCCGCATGTATGAGAAGCTGTCGGGCATGACCGGCACGGCGCTGACCGAAGCCGAGGAATTCGGCAACATCTACGGTCTGGAAGTCACTGAAATCCCGACCAACCTCCCCGTCCAGCGCATCGACGAGGATGATGAGGTCTACCGGACGGTCGAAGAGAAATACAAGGCGATCGTCAGGGAAATCAAGGAGGCGCGCGCCAAGGGCCAGCCGATCCTCGTCGGCACCACCTCCATCGAAAAGTCCGAATATCTGGCTGAGAGGCTTAAGAAGGACGGGCTGACCGACTTCGAGGTGCTCAACGCCCGCCATCACGAGCGCGAAGCATCGATCGTCGCGCAGGCCGGAAAGCCGGGCGCAGTCACCATCGCCACCAACATGGCCGGCCGCGGCACCGATATCCAGCTTGGCGGCAATGCCGACATGCGCATCGAGGAAGAGCTGGGCGACATGCCGGCCGGCCCCGAGCGCGAGGCGCGAGAGAAGGCGATCCGCGAGGACATTGCAAGGCTGAAGGAGCAGGCGCTGGCCGCCGGCGGGCTTTACGTTCTCGCCACCGAGCGCCACGAATCGCGGCGCATCGACAACCAGTTGCGCGGTCGCTCCGGCCGTCAGGGCGACCCCGGCCGCTCCAAATTCTATCTCTCGCTTCAGGATGACCTGATGCGCATCTTCGGCTCCGAGCGCATGGACAGCATGCTCCAGAAGCTCGGCCTGAAGGAAGACGAGGCCATCATTCATCCGTGGATCAACAAGGCTCTGGAAAAGGCCCAGACCAAGGTTGAGGCCCGCAACTTCGACATCCGCAAGAACTTGCTGAAATATGACGACGTCGCCAACGACCAGCGCAAGGTGGTGTTCGAACAGCGCATCGAGCTGATGGACGGCGAAGGCCTCGGCGAGACGATCGCAGAGATGCGGACCGGCGTCATCGAGGAAATCGTCAACAAGGCAATCCCCGAGAACGCCTATCCCGAACAGTGGGATCTGGCAGGTCTGCGCGCCGAGGTCGCCCAGTACCTCAATCTCGACCTGCCCGTCGAGGAATGGGCGAAGGAAGAAGGCATCGCCGAGGACGATATTCGCCAGCGCATTACCGAGGCCGCCGAGGCCGCCGCGAAGGACCGCGCCGAACGCTTCGGGCCGGATGTGATGAACTATGTCGAACGCTCGATCATGCTGCAGACGCTCGATCATCTGTGGCGCGAGCACATCGTCAACCTCGACCATCTGCGTTCGGTGATCGGCTTCCGCGGCTACGCTCAGCGCGACCCGCTGCAGGAATACAAGGCCGAGGCCTTTGAACTGTTCCAGGCCATGCTGGGCAATCTGCGTCAGGCTGTTACCGCACAGCTGATGCGTGTCGAACTGGTGCGCCAGGCGGCGGACGCTCCTCCCCCCGAGGCGCCGGAGGCGCATGGCCAGCACATCGACGCCACCACCGGCGAGGACGATTTTGGTGATTCGGCCGTGCTGCTGCGCGCTGATGCCAGCGCCGTCATCGCCCCCGAGGACCGCGATCCGGCCGATCCGGCGACATGGGGCAAGGTCAGCCGCAACGAGCCCTGCCCCTGCGGCTCCGGCAAGAAGTACAAGCACTGCCACGGCACCTTCGCCTGATCGGCGAAGGCTTTTCCTAAGAACAAAAAAAGCCCGCTGATAACAGCGGGCTTTTTTTATTGCCGTAAAGACAGCAGACGTCAGCGAGTCGGCACAGGATGCTCACCGCGGTAATCGTAGAAGCCGCGGCCTGCCTTGCGGCCCAGCCAGCCGGCCTCGACATATTTCACCAGCAGCGGGCACGGGCGGTACTTGGAATCCGAAAGGCCGTCATGCAGCACCTGCATGATCGACAGGCAGGTATCGAGGCCGATGAAGTCGGCGAGCTGGAGCGGACCCATCGGGTGGTTGGCGCCAAGCCGCATCGCCGTATCGATCGCCTCGACCGAGCCCACGCCCTCGTAAAGCGTGTAGATCGCCTCGTTGATCATCGGCAGGAGGATGCGGTTGACGATGAAAGCCGGAAAAT includes:
- a CDS encoding peptidylprolyl isomerase, producing MSFSYRRVSLASLGMAVGLSALALAPLAAQEQAPAAAAAEAATPVDPKAVVATVDGQTITEADLELAQSELAQQFAQLPEAQRRAAALSAAIEVRVLSNKAIAEGLDKDEDFQRRAAFLQARALHGQLVEKEVVGKITDDEIRARYDKEISATTPVNEVHARHILVKTKEEADKIVKDLDGGADFEKLANEHTTDPSGKTSGGDLGYFGPGQMVPEFEKAAFEIAPGSYGKEPVQTQFGWHVIKVEDKRAKEPPAFDMVKEQVKSLLIRDKYFALVKDARAAAKIDIPDADLKKAVESADGE
- the secA gene encoding preprotein translocase subunit SecA, which produces MVSLGGLARKIFGSSNDRRIKATRARVAEINALEEELKALSDEQLRARTDEFRKQLADGKTLDDLLIPAFATVREAARRVLGMRPFDVQMIGGMVLHNGGIAEMRTGEGKTLVATLPTYLNALTGKGVHVVTVNDYLASRDANWMGKLHRFLGLTVGIIVHGLSDEERRDAYACDITYATNNELGFDYLRDNMKYDRAQMVQRGHNYAIVDEVDSILIDEARTPLIISGPLEDRSEMYNTVDAFIIQLKPEDYEVDEKQKTAIFTEDGTEKLEGMLRAAGLLKGDGLYDVENVAMVHHVNNALKAHRLFQRDKDYIVRDNEIVIIDEFTGRMMPGRRYSEGLHQALEAKEHVQIQPENQTLASVTFQNYFRMYEKLSGMTGTALTEAEEFGNIYGLEVTEIPTNLPVQRIDEDDEVYRTVEEKYKAIVREIKEARAKGQPILVGTTSIEKSEYLAERLKKDGLTDFEVLNARHHEREASIVAQAGKPGAVTIATNMAGRGTDIQLGGNADMRIEEELGDMPAGPEREAREKAIREDIARLKEQALAAGGLYVLATERHESRRIDNQLRGRSGRQGDPGRSKFYLSLQDDLMRIFGSERMDSMLQKLGLKEDEAIIHPWINKALEKAQTKVEARNFDIRKNLLKYDDVANDQRKVVFEQRIELMDGEGLGETIAEMRTGVIEEIVNKAIPENAYPEQWDLAGLRAEVAQYLNLDLPVEEWAKEEGIAEDDIRQRITEAAEAAAKDRAERFGPDVMNYVERSIMLQTLDHLWREHIVNLDHLRSVIGFRGYAQRDPLQEYKAEAFELFQAMLGNLRQAVTAQLMRVELVRQAADAPPPEAPEAHGQHIDATTGEDDFGDSAVLLRADASAVIAPEDRDPADPATWGKVSRNEPCPCGSGKKYKHCHGTFA